One region of Oncorhynchus mykiss isolate Arlee chromosome 8, USDA_OmykA_1.1, whole genome shotgun sequence genomic DNA includes:
- the si:dkey-221h15.4 gene encoding epidermal retinol dehydrogenase 2: MHNQLIQCFEGFLLNVCYIKEYFELIIGAIFYLFEALVRLFIQPPRKDVEGEIVLVTGAANGIGKLIAKELGRRGATLVLWDVDWEALDETAKELRQILDIRVYAYACDCSRRTEVYKVADMVKKEVGDVSILVNNAGVVTGKYTFTEAPDNLVDRTLRVNVAAHFWTYKAFLPAMMSRNHGHLVCVACHGGLFAMNGLADYCASKFAAVGFAESIALEMLVLKKEGVKTTIVCPYLINTTMFGGCQTKWPSFLPIMDKRDAAKMIVDAILREKMYLLLPSSLYFLMALKSFMPAKLGIILVNFFGGLDLMDRFRGVPVPILPYKKPLRQRYDSIGEPQNAIVYHN, translated from the exons ATGCACAACCAACTGATCCAGTGTTTCGAGGGCTTTCTATTAAATGTGTGTTACATAAAGGAATATTTTGAGCTCATTATTGGAGCAATCTTTTACCTTTTTGAGGCCCTTGTGCGCCTGTTCATCCAGCCACCCAGGAAGGACGTGGAAGGGGAAATAGTGTTGGTAACAGGGGCAGCCAATGGTATTGGCAAACTGATAGCCAAGGAGCTGGGTCGTCGTGGGGCTACCTTGGTCCTTTGGGACGTCGACTGGGAAGCTCTTGATGAGACAGCCAAGGAACTTCGCCAGATACTGGACATACGTGTCTATGCCTATGCTTGTGACTGCAGTCGACGGACTGAGGTGTATAAAGTTGCAGACATG GTAAAGAAGGAGGTGGGGGATGTTTCCATCTTGGTGAATAATGCAGGAGTAGTGACAGGAAAGTACACCTTCACAGAGGCCCCAGACAACCTGGTGGACAGAACACTGAGGGTCAATGTCGCTGCTCACTTCTGG ACATACAAGGCTTTCCTCCCTGCTATGATGTCCAGGAACCATGGGCATCTTGTGTGTGTGGCCTGTCATGGAGGACTGTTTGCTATGAACGGATTAGCAG ACTACTGTGCCAGCAAGTTTGCAGCTGTTGGATTTGCTGAATCCATTGCCTTAGAGATGCTTGTCCTCAAGAAGGAGGGGGTCAAAACTACTATAGTATGTCCTTACTTGATCAACACAACCATGTTTGGAGGATGTCAGACAAA GTGGCCGTCTTTTCTGCCCATCATGGACAAGAGGGATGCAGCAAAGATGATTGTGGATGCAATCCTGAGGGAGAAGATGTATTTACTGCTACCCTCCAGTCTGTACTTCCTCATGGCATTAAAAAG CTTCATGCCAGCCAAGTTGGGCATCATCTTGGTGAATTTCTTTGGAGGATTGGATTTAATGGATCGATTCAGGGGAGTTCCAGTGCCCATTCTGCCATACAAAAAGCCTCTGCGCCAAAGATATGACAGCATTGGTGAACCACAGAATGCAATAGTCTATCACAACTAG